ATTTCAAAGAGttttatgaaaaatttgcaTCTAATCTACAAAATATGAAAGTTGAATGTTCTAATATGGCCAAATGTCTGAAACAGAAAGATATTTTACCCAGCGACTTTTTGTTCCAGCAACTacctgatttttttgattatatTAAAATTAATATCAGAGATATATCATCCACCTTGGGTGCACGATCTGTTTTCATGCCAAGagatgttttttcttcagttgATTCTCAAAGTTCAAAAGACTTAGTTGATGGAAAACTGAGAAAATACTGCAAtacagttgaaaaatttcaaattgcTTTCTTTGGCGATAAAACACAGTGGCATAATAAAATTGGTTCGAACCATGCCGCTATGGTTAAATCTGGTCAGCTCAAAGGTTTTAATAAAGTCAGCGCACAAAATTATAACCACAAGCGTAGCATTGCGGATTTAGATGACATATCAAGTAGTGATGCAACAGAAGTAAGTCACATTTGGAGTATAAATTTACTAATAAACGATGTAACTACGTCGATTATTGGGGAAACATCTGAACTAAGTGAGATTTTGTCTACTAAAGCGGTTTCGAAAGTTTCTAATTTATCCATTAAATTATTCCCAGATTCAGAACCCTTTAGTAGCAATGAAAGTGATTCCAAGATAATTTTACAGATAAATCATTCAAGAGGAACATCAGTGATGTCACTTATGACCATTTTTTTGGCCGTCTCAGGGATACACACTCTAAACCAAATATTTGGACACTGTATTCATCAAAAGATGCGACAGTCTAGAACCAAACAGTATTTTATTGCACTGTCGGAatcgaaaagaaaatcgtGTCTGAAAAGTATAAAGTGGGGCCAACTAAAAGAGTTAGTCGAagtaaatttttcttcggAATATATGAGTCAGATAATTGTACTGCCTAACGGCCTGAGAACTAAGTTCGAACCGACTTCGACATTTATtaatatgaaaaattttaatgTAATTTCAATAACCGGTCAGTACTTCAGAATGATGGTTGAGTCTCCAACACAGCCAAATTTTTGGGAGAGAATGGCCTGTATTGATAGGTTCAAAGTGATGGTTAACATTgattcattaaaaaaacaaacgGAAAACCTACACTCTATAAAACATTGGGAAGAATCACAACCGGCCGTGACCTTAGAGAATGAGTCATGGCACTTTTCCATACCGCATCACTTCGAAATGTTTAAAATAATAGACAGTATTCCAACCTTATATAAAAGCGTTAAACAAATGTTACATTCGCTGCGAACCTCAAAGAGtgatttgataatttttcctCATAAGGTGGAGACTCCTTTATCGCTGCCAAAGATTAAACTGAAATCTAAAAGGTGGTTATTTAGTATTTCTGATGACCCACTAGAGGCAGAATTGAATACTATTTTTCAGATCGCTCTACAAGAACAACGAGAGAGAATAGCCAAGATACAAGAATTTAATGAACACGTTTCTGACAGCTTGATCAAAGgtcaaaaaaatgttaaAGAAGTGAAAGATGATTTTGAGACCATTGATAATGTGATATTAAAGCACCGTACAGGATTGTGGGCaaataatggaaaaaaaaatttacgTAAATCTGCTACGGATTCCGAAATTCCTCTTACTGCGACACCTTTcaatattgataaaaaaggTAACTTCCAGTCTCAACTACCCCAGTTTATTTCTCCTGAGATCGAGAACGCTTACAACACATTACTAGAGAATTTCTCTGACTCATGGATCAGAAGGGTGAAGGAATATAAAGTTAAAGAACGTCGTGAGTTTgagaaaaacttttctttcctaTGGGGATTCATTGACTATAATAAACTACCAAAAGAcatcaacaaaaaagttCTGCCTTTCTCAACAAATCCTTTCTTGATGAATCTCATTATTGAGAATATTGATATCGATATGGTAAAACCTTTCTGTGGTATAAAGAATATCCCAAGCTTTATCCATGATGTTGGAAAAGGCGTTCCGAAAAATACTGAATATTCAATTATGATACCGATGCATTTGGACGCTAAATTCAGTGAAGTAAGATGGCATTTGAGAGATTATCCCCTTCCTTTTGTTTGCATACCTCCACTAAGCTCTACACAAAGTAAGGAAACAATTGCTACAAGAATTTATGGTGATCTTATGATTACGGAGGATATGCTCCAATCCGAAAAGGAGCTGAGAACTCTATTTGTACCTTTGATTCCGTCAGTAACTGTTGAAAACACAGATAAATATTACTCCTTATTTGTACCAAGAACCATGACTAGCGCCAAAATATTTACAGACctaaattttgaaataaacTCTAAACATACAACACGAGTAACTTGGGGTGGTTCTTATCAACCAGCTATTCAACAAACCATGCAGTGTTTAgataatttttccaaaCCGCCTTTAGATCCTTCTATTAAATTAGGATTTTGGGATAAAACAAGATACCTTTTCCACGGAAAGATCAACATAGTTTGGAAAGAGAAgggaaaatttgaaatttcccTGAAAGGCGCAAAAAGTCCATACATGCTTGGTGGTGAGTCAGCTGGGTTCATAGTTGGATTTGATGGTGATGTTAATTTGAGATGTAACGAGGGCAATGACCCAAAAAGATTCTTATCTTGTAGTGCAGACAAGATACACTTCAGCATTCCCAATTATTTCGCAAAACCACTGCTTGTATGGTCTAGACCTAGCACTAGTACAATGTTTATCCCAAACCAAGATGATACCAACTTGCAAAGGTATGCTTCATTTTACTATTTATTAAACACTACATCGAGTAAAAACGAAAAGGCAGACAAGGAAACAATGAGAAAATCGTTCATTGAGAAAACAGGAATTAAACTATCTGGGGGAATGACACTGGATATGGGTATCCTTTTTGAAAGGTTAGGGCCTAGTTTAAATGAAAGAACCTTTGAGTCGAAAAAACATTATTTGACTCGTCTATGCAATCCAATATATGTCCAAGACCGCTCAAAGCATGATTCATATACCGGCTTTCGAAGTGACTTTATTCATATGTCTTTCGGACTATCATCTAATTCGAACTCTGCATATAATGCCATGCAACTAAGTCCCAATGGATTCAAAGCATTCTTTATCTGGTGGAAATCTTTTTCAGGGAACTTTCCCGTTAGGAGAGGGCCCTTATTTGGTCTTCAGAGTATCAGCCCTAAATTCGGTGAACATCTATATACCATCTCTTATCATGCTGATGTCTCACCATTATTCATTAACTATATGTACCATAATGCTGATGCCAACCAAATTTTGCGCAAGAACTACCTAGAAACTGCAGAGTTCGTCGGTTTAAAGGCTAAATCCTCTCATTTTGTTATGGATCTGCACCAAAGGAAGGAAGTCTTGACGGAATATCAAGCCGGTTTGAATGTTAGAAGGAGAGTTATGAAATTGAAGTTCTTAGCTGGCGATGTTGTCTGCCAAGATGTAGATATTCGGACTGTGAGTGGGGAGTTCAGGAAATTAAACTATGTTGAAGAGAGAGAAGATTCCgaatatgatatttttgataatgatatgTCGTGGCTTGATATAACAGATTTTCAGGATGCGTTTTTCATCAACCCTGAGAATTATCTTCCAAAGATCAAGATTATGCCGTTTGCTTTCTCTCCTCAGTTCGCCTATCAAAAGAGAGCTAGTTATGGCGACAAGTATCAGGTAGATCCTAAAACTTGCAAGCCAATAATGCCATTTGATAATCGTGTGTCCCATGAATGTACACTAGGTCATAATGTTTCTCTACGTACTGACTTGGTTGAGAAACGAGTTACggttttgaagaagtttcGAGAACGACTGAAGGAAGATATAGAAAAAAGTGGAACGACGGATTTTTCAGAAGAGAGTCTAAAAGAGTTACTCTCAAAAGCAAACTTCAGTGTAAAGAACACAGAATTACTACTTGAGGATTTTCAGAAAATATTTGAGCAACACGAAACCGAACAAACGGAGCACCCTTTCCATTTCGATTCtttaaatcttttgaaaagcaCCAAAAGGACCATgaaacaatttgaaaataggtttttcatttttaacGTACTGTTAAAATGGAATGAGGATGCAAGAAGTgccattttcaaatttctctACTATGCCAATCTGTCCAACGAATTTGCGTCCCTAGCAAGCGGTAAGGGTCTAAGAGAATTCGAGGATGCAATaaaacaaagagaaatgACTGAGGATACAACGAGCTTAGAAGCAATACCAGAAGGAGGgggtaaaaaaaacattggTAAACAATTTAGTAGTTGCGATGACACAGAGTTCTCCACTGaaaatcttttgaagatctttgaaaagaacataACACAATTATCTTGTGAAATCGAACACAAGATACATCACGAGTTTTTTGTTCAGTTTATAACTCCACAGATTCAGCTGACATCTCTTGAAAACCCTGAAGTTTGTGTCTTAGTTTCTTCGCCCTTTCTCATGTTGAAGACATTAGAGTTCGATGCAAATACAACTAGTAACACGTACATGAAAGATATATTTTTGAGAAGATATGGtattttatttgaaaatgctAACGCTTTTCTATTTAACAAGAAGGATTACAAAGAGTTCTTTGAACTCTACTTTGGCTCCAGCTCTTATGGCCAACATAAAGGAGAGCAGTGGCCACCATGGCTGGGTTTAGAATTAGGATTTGAGCCTTCTGCTTTAGCAAAGAAAGCAGTGgttaaaaatatttctgTTCTATTGCATCATCAGAAGTTGTCACAATTTTCTGCAAGGTATGACTCtttaaaagataaaatagaAGACAATATATGTGGATACGTTCCTCAAATTAATGTAGAACTTAATTCCCAAGAGTATCTAACTTTTACAAAGATGGTCCTTAAATTGTTTCTGTATGTTGAACCCGAAGATGAAGAACTGAAAAAGTATATTGAAAAGCTGATAATTGGTTATGACATCTATGACACGGCTCAAACTAAGAAGTTAATACGTGATTTGCACAACAGCGAACAAATACTGGCTGTGGTTGAAAAGGAGCTCTTATTTAAAAGAGGTTTACTAGACGAAGTCAGCAAGCTTGACTTATCAAATATTCACAACGAACGGATGCATCAATTGTTAAGGTTATATATTCTAATGAAAATCTTTACTTCAAATGGgaacaattacatcaatCGAACACTAGTGTGGAGTATCAAAGTTAATGAAACTATCTTACATTTACTAGAGGAGAATGACAAACCATTTTTGGACATTGCCGTTGCAAAGTTAAACTTTAACAGGGTACAATATGCAATGGGACTAAGAAAGAACATTGTAACTGTTAAAATGATGCAAATGTTCGATTTGGGGAAGAATATTAACTACCATTGTTTATTGGGGCCTTTGATACCCAGTGGAAGTAATACAGTTAATATGGTAAGTGAAGATCCATTGGTGCAAATAAGTTGGGATGTTGATAAACCTGTAGGTGGTATCAAAGTTATTAAGAATGTTGAGACTACATTGTCGGGGTTAACGGTGAAATTAGAAGAGGAAAGACTAAATAGGTTATTTGAATGGTTGTCATTAAAGGAGTTAATGTATGATGGGAATGGAAATGATGACGATGGAGCTTCcagtatttttgatatgATATCATCTGAATcagaagaaggaaaatttgAGTTTTCAGAAGATATAAGTCCAGATTTTAATGAGATGCTGAAAAGATCAAGTGATTATATGATCGTTGAAGATATGAAATTGAACAGCTTCAAACTTTGCATCAGCTATAAGGGCAAAGGCAAGATGAGGTTGGCTAATGTGACTAACTTTGTGTTCAATTTCCCGACTTTAAGATTAGCCAACCAAACTTTGAGAGTTACGGATCTGTTGCTTGCCTTGAAGAAAGTGTTGATCAAAGTTCTGATAAAACATACTGGGAGGTTTATCGGtaataaattgaaaagaagttcTAAAGAGGATAAAATGGCCGACGATACTGCACCACTGAAGCAACTTACAACCTATAATTCCTACACGGAGCCCGAAGAACTTCGTTAAAAAACAttcataataatataaaattttctatTGTATAGTATTTCTCATTCCGGGAAATGGAGTCTCTCATCTTCTAGCTTAGATTTGGCTACTAGAAAGTGTTGATTAAATCGATACTATATTGAATTCAATCAATCAATCCAAATCATTCCTATTAGTAAATGACTGCAGCTAAAAAATGGTCTCTAGCGGGATCGAACCGCTGATCCCCGCGTTATTAGCACGGTGCCTTAACCAACTGGGCCAAGAGACCAATTAAATTACGGTTTGATTGAACGTAACAGattaggaatccataaaagggaatctgcaattctacacaattctataaacattattattgttggtgttggaataagtgattactactatacacctattcgtataaattggattaagttattgcaactatacgtcttcgtataaattgaagtagaaaaattctaataatagaatttactgcagtaatgagataaagatctattaattgatcagaacttattatataagaagatgagttatcatcaaattcttatcattaacactctgatttatgtctgaaccttttggtttaatataactaatcagcgtgtgttttatatacctctcttatatagattaagaaggaacgactattcttaattattacaacttactaaactactaattatcaacagttggaataagtgattaccactatacatttattcatataaattgttgtagttgatgacgaacattctttaacatgatactaatgatgttgagtaaattaatactaacattcttatggtgataccaatttaaatggagtagggaaattctaattatagaatttcctgcactaataagataaagatctattaatcgtccagaacttagtatataagaagatgagttatcactaaattcttatcatcaacactctgatttatgcctgaaccttttggtttaatataaccaatcagcgtgtgttttatatacctctcttatatagattaagaaggaacgactattcttaattattacaacttactaaactactaattatcaacaattatcatcgttttatatgttgttattcatttatcctattacattatcaatccttgcgtttcagtttccactaatttagataaatatttctcatcatttgcgtcatcttctaacaccgtatatgataatatactagtagtatgactactagttagtagatgatagttgacttatattacaacatgTATGAATGCAAAGAGCTCAAGAAAGTTATGCTCTTTCACAGTAATTTTTCGAAGAATACTactaagaaaaagaaaaaccgTTGCATCTTACAGAATACGCAGCGAAATGAACTATTTGGaacatttttcaaactttaaATCCCCATTGGTCGCCTTGAATAATGATCTTCCTTGGGCTACCCTGTGATGGAGAGGGTCCAATGACTTTGCAGTGAGGGCATAGTATAAATGGCcgcatattcttttcagatCACATAATTTGATATAGCACAGAAAAGACACTACTTTTCCGTTTATTCATAGCATTATGATGTTCCTAATTGACCGTTATAAGAAACGTGTTCTGGCGggtaatattttcttttgttttctttttttttttttgattttctagAATGATGAATAGTAAATAAGCAAAAGTTGCTCTTGCTGCAGAAAACCCATCAAAGGGGCACAGGCATCAATAAACATTTCATCAAGCGCTGCAGAGAAATTTGGTCATATCTATTTTTCTCTCAGATTTGTGTGTTTGCATACTTTTGAGCTGATTACTTATAAgcttttattgaaaatttccCAAGCAATCCATTAGGACCTACAGTCATTCTTTGCCCTCCctggcttttttttcctttgattttttgacttctgtttcttttgtgATATTAGCTATCCCTCGTTTGGTCTGCAAGTTTATGACAAAAGATATCAGAACGGGCGATTTAGTGTTATGCAAAGTTGGCTCGTTTCCACCTTGGCCAGCTGTAGTATTTCCACAACGATTGCTTCGAAACGATGTATatagaaagagaaaatccAATTGTGTTgctgtttgttttttcaacGATCCAACTTATTACTGGGAGCAACCAAGCAGACTAAAAAATCTGGACCAGGATACCATTCGAAATTTTATTTCAGAACATGGTAAGAATGCAAATCAAAGGGAACTTGTTAATGCATACAAGGAAgcgaaaatttttgatgatttcaACGTAtttttgcaagaaaaatttgaggaagaaaacagaTTAAAGGATTTGAAGGCATTTGAGAGGAGTGAAGGTTGTAAAATCGTTGCTGGAGAAGATCCCTTTATAGGTCGAACAAAAGTAgtaaataagaaaaagaaagcttCTACACCTCTTGAAGATGGTCCAGCCGATGCTTCACTGTCTAacgaggaagaaaagaaaccgAACATCAAAGCggccaaaaaaaagagaccTACGGCTAATTCAGAAGTGAAATTAAACACTGTtaataagaagaaagttaAACTAGACTATTCCAGAAGAATAGAGATTTCGCAACTATTTCGCCGtagaattcaaagaaaccTAATTCAAAGGGAAACACCTCCAACTGAGGATGATATCAAAGAAACACATGAATTGTTGAATAGAATTTATGAGAACACTGATATcaagaaaactttttttgatttagaTGCCCTCCGTGAGAGTAAGTTACACAAGCTACTGAAAGCAATTGTTAATGATCCTAACTTAGGAGAATTTCACCCACTTTGTAAAGAAATCTTGTTATCCTGGGCAGACCTAATCTCGGAgctgaaaaaagaaaaatcccAAAAACTACCCACACCCTGATCATGACCCTTATTGATTCGGTTTCAATAGGTCAGGATTTGAATAACCATATTCGTTTCATTTCACTTAGACATTATCtcattgtctttttttgtttgctttttctttttcactgAATGTAATTAAGTTAAAGTAATAATCccattcaaaaaaaattgtattAGTAAATCATACGCGTAATTGTCAACAGGATATCATGTGGATCTATACAATGTATCAAAGTTGATATCGACGATCAGCATCGAGACAGATATCTGAGAGTGCACAGTTAGATACAGTCCAGTTAATTCCAACGTTAACACGCATCTAGATAGATACctaaatataaataaatattgTCTAGAAGTTTAAAATCGATATTCCTTCTTGAAATGAAGTATAGGAAATACGAGGTCCAGAGTGCGAAATTAGGGCTACAAGCGTttgctttgaaaaatgtatAACTAATGCGTCAAAATTGTAGGATATTCACTAAAGGAAGGAAAACCTTGTGGAAATAGCCTACCAAAGACTTTGATATGAAACTTAAAGGGCAGATACCAAGGGACCTGTTACGTTTGATAAGAAGCTCCAAATATGTTCATGTAGCGACATGCTCATTGGATTATATACCATCAGTTTCATTAATGCATTATATTTTCGTTTCATCCACAGAGAGCTTCCACAAGCATGAGCACAATAATAGTACTGATAATAATGACTATATTATATTCACAGTGTTCGAAAAGTCTGTAACTTATAGTAATGTTGCAGGCAATCCAAACGTTGCATTATTATTCCACGATTGGATCACTGCTAAAAATTTGACTcttcgaaaaaaaagtgtacATGAGGACGGTTGTCCATCTTTTCAGTCAGAATCTACAAAATTAAATGATTTTTTGCGAGATTTGAATCAGAGTGAATTGAATCAGGTGAGCGCTACCGTTAATGGTATTGCCGATATTGTCAATCCAGAAAGTGAAGAATCTACGTATTATAGGCGGTTATTGCTAACAGCGAATCCAGACGCAGATATTTTCATACTAGGAGAAGATACAGCCATAATAAAGGTTAggattcaaaaaatcaaagtcTCtgatatgaaaaataatacttCTATTTATGGTCAAACAATGACGCAACCGGTTTAACGGATATATGTGAAAAGTATGTGTACTTTAAcaagtatataaaacatCTATAGGAACAACAGTGGGCATTACCCCCAAGCCCGGCGCACATGCGTCAAGGAAACTTTGATTTCAtagaaaaatcaagatAAATAACTCGAAAAATCTACTGAGATTGGAGAAAGTGTTTCATCTGCTTTTTCAGTTTCTCTTGAACGATGTGGTGGGGTTGGACAAGTAGAAGATA
The nucleotide sequence above comes from Saccharomyces mikatae IFO 1815 strain IFO1815 genome assembly, chromosome: 12. Encoded proteins:
- the FMP27 gene encoding Fmp27p (similar to Saccharomyces cerevisiae FMP27 (YLR454W); ancestral locus Anc_7.518); the protein is MFGINIFLCKWLIFAVTLLWSCKILIRKVWGVNITWINLFKLEICGFSLEDGSIKIKSVRFALRERKLLIKGLRIVSSQTIHTNDFNEELPNDKEGALPETSRNFGYFFTSRIPSFIQYWLNGIAIILEDTEIVNNDITIEKFGFFVSINKSKRAKSLRFDSFLRKLLWNDQIIIADAIFIVNTNLLIGDILNSLKDDLQFDLDLKLGDLNVPMNLLNLFLNKENIDIMSNKKLLQRVMDTTKANQELQDKDIAKMKCTLIHTMGKFVDRIKPLKELNITVDKLQIKDFPLTNHPELIGMNKYVSYNILVSNINFNTIRFRNEMPGYTLIFEERDSPFKFSIIMARFNIYLNLNRKHQKYTKQLKIIEIPNVSIFGETNLFSQKFHYSDNLEAMKLENAIFNIKGNISSLTIDMDPVNISFIKCFLSNIKVFTSSCPKNKVLKENSHVKFLTRRRVLFDYFKCFLPLINMKFTLDDPKFVINDKDNLIIGRFSVFMISHRSKRYTLGNHLMEEKQRTEQIFYESDWNVELLDMKLQHIIKHQKYDHTILRVDSIAIEENLHLLPDILCSADVDIDTLVLDLSELPTMVMLSELVHNLDSQLANVEENYFKEFYEKFASNLQNMKVECSNMAKCLKQKDILPSDFLFQQLPDFFDYIKINIRDISSTLGARSVFMPRDVFSSVDSQSSKDLVDGKLRKYCNTVEKFQIAFFGDKTQWHNKIGSNHAAMVKSGQLKGFNKVSAQNYNHKRSIADLDDISSSDATEVSHIWSINLLINDVTTSIIGETSELSEILSTKAVSKVSNLSIKLFPDSEPFSSNESDSKIILQINHSRGTSVMSLMTIFLAVSGIHTLNQIFGHCIHQKMRQSRTKQYFIALSESKRKSCLKSIKWGQLKELVEVNFSSEYMSQIIVLPNGLRTKFEPTSTFINMKNFNVISITGQYFRMMVESPTQPNFWERMACIDRFKVMVNIDSLKKQTENLHSIKHWEESQPAVTLENESWHFSIPHHFEMFKIIDSIPTLYKSVKQMLHSLRTSKSDLIIFPHKVETPLSLPKIKLKSKRWLFSISDDPLEAELNTIFQIALQEQRERIAKIQEFNEHVSDSLIKGQKNVKEVKDDFETIDNVILKHRTGLWANNGKKNLRKSATDSEIPLTATPFNIDKKGNFQSQLPQFISPEIENAYNTLLENFSDSWIRRVKEYKVKERREFEKNFSFLWGFIDYNKLPKDINKKVLPFSTNPFLMNLIIENIDIDMVKPFCGIKNIPSFIHDVGKGVPKNTEYSIMIPMHLDAKFSEVRWHLRDYPLPFVCIPPLSSTQSKETIATRIYGDLMITEDMLQSEKELRTLFVPLIPSVTVENTDKYYSLFVPRTMTSAKIFTDLNFEINSKHTTRVTWGGSYQPAIQQTMQCLDNFSKPPLDPSIKLGFWDKTRYLFHGKINIVWKEKGKFEISLKGAKSPYMLGGESAGFIVGFDGDVNLRCNEGNDPKRFLSCSADKIHFSIPNYFAKPLLVWSRPSTSTMFIPNQDDTNLQRYASFYYLLNTTSSKNEKADKETMRKSFIEKTGIKLSGGMTLDMGILFERLGPSLNERTFESKKHYLTRLCNPIYVQDRSKHDSYTGFRSDFIHMSFGLSSNSNSAYNAMQLSPNGFKAFFIWWKSFSGNFPVRRGPLFGLQSISPKFGEHLYTISYHADVSPLFINYMYHNADANQILRKNYLETAEFVGLKAKSSHFVMDLHQRKEVLTEYQAGLNVRRRVMKLKFLAGDVVCQDVDIRTVSGEFRKLNYVEEREDSEYDIFDNDMSWLDITDFQDAFFINPENYLPKIKIMPFAFSPQFAYQKRASYGDKYQVDPKTCKPIMPFDNRVSHECTLGHNVSLRTDLVEKRVTVLKKFRERLKEDIEKSGTTDFSEESLKELLSKANFSVKNTELLLEDFQKIFEQHETEQTEHPFHFDSLNLLKSTKRTMKQFENRFFIFNVLLKWNEDARSAIFKFLYYANLSNEFASLASGKGLREFEDAIKQREMTEDTTSLEAIPEGGGKKNIGKQFSSCDDTEFSTENLLKIFEKNITQLSCEIEHKIHHEFFVQFITPQIQLTSLENPEVCVLVSSPFLMLKTLEFDANTTSNTYMKDIFLRRYGILFENANAFLFNKKDYKEFFELYFGSSSYGQHKGEQWPPWLGLELGFEPSALAKKAVVKNISVLLHHQKLSQFSARYDSLKDKIEDNICGYVPQINVELNSQEYLTFTKMVLKLFLYVEPEDEELKKYIEKLIIGYDIYDTAQTKKLIRDLHNSEQILAVVEKELLFKRGLLDEVSKLDLSNIHNERMHQLLRLYILMKIFTSNGNNYINRTLVWSIKVNETILHLLEENDKPFLDIAVAKLNFNRVQYAMGLRKNIVTVKMMQMFDLGKNINYHCLLGPLIPSGSNTVNMVSEDPLVQISWDVDKPVGGIKVIKNVETTLSGLTVKLEEERLNRLFEWLSLKELMYDGNGNDDDGASSIFDMISSESEEGKFEFSEDISPDFNEMLKRSSDYMIVEDMKLNSFKLCISYKGKGKMRLANVTNFVFNFPTLRLANQTLRVTDLLLALKKVLIKVLIKHTGRFIGNKLKRSSKEDKMADDTAPLKQLTTYNSYTEPEELR
- the SMKI12G5010 gene encoding pyridoxal 5'-phosphate synthase (similar to Saccharomyces cerevisiae YLR456W and YPR172W; ancestral locus Anc_7.529) — encoded protein: MKLKGQIPRDLLRLIRSSKYVHVATCSLDYIPSVSLMHYIFVSSTESFHKHEHNNSTDNNDYIIFTVFEKSVTYSNVAGNPNVALLFHDWITAKNLTLRKKSVHEDGCPSFQSESTKLNDFLRDLNQSELNQVSATVNGIADIVNPESEESTYYRRLLLTANPDADIFILGEDTAIIKVRIQKIKVSDMKNNTSIYGQTMTQPV
- the PDP3 gene encoding Pdp3p (similar to Saccharomyces cerevisiae YLR455W; ancestral locus Anc_7.528) codes for the protein MTKDIRTGDLVLCKVGSFPPWPAVVFPQRLLRNDVYRKRKSNCVAVCFFNDPTYYWEQPSRLKNLDQDTIRNFISEHGKNANQRELVNAYKEAKIFDDFNVFLQEKFEEENRLKDLKAFERSEGCKIVAGEDPFIGRTKVVNKKKKASTPLEDGPADASLSNEEEKKPNIKAAKKKRPTANSEVKLNTVNKKKVKLDYSRRIEISQLFRRRIQRNLIQRETPPTEDDIKETHELLNRIYENTDIKKTFFDLDALRESKLHKLLKAIVNDPNLGEFHPLCKEILLSWADLISELKKEKSQKLPTP